A region of Moorena producens PAL-8-15-08-1 DNA encodes the following proteins:
- the glp gene encoding gephyrin-like molybdotransferase Glp, translating into MLAVQEAESIILNLVQPFDPRLETQVVELSAATNRILAATVTSNLDFPHWDNSAMDGYAVRYSDVQSCNREQPVVLTIVEEIPAGYQPQCEVKPGQASRIFTGGCMPKGADTVVIQENTKLQDNQVVILEAPQPQAFVRHRASFYQAQTSLMKPGIRLGAPEIAVLAAAQCNQLTVYRRPRVAIFSTGNELVTPDQPLKPGQIVDSNQYALATFVSLLGGVPIPMGIVRDQPDDLKNAIANAISEADMVLSTGGVSVGDYDYVDQILAQLGAQIHIHSVAVKPGKPLTVATFTSPLPNSPEESDLSITPSCSKRPVLYFGLPGNPVSALVSCWRFVKPALLKLSGLPEEVSKPVFVKAIASNDLHAGGSRETYLWGQLCLDAAGTHKFHLASGSHSSGNLINLAYTNGLAVVPIGKTLIRAGESVLVLQVGEGVTNPHGAYAGGFQ; encoded by the coding sequence ATGCTAGCAGTTCAAGAAGCAGAGTCAATCATTCTCAATTTGGTTCAACCCTTTGACCCACGGCTGGAAACACAGGTGGTAGAGCTATCTGCTGCCACTAATAGAATTCTGGCAGCAACAGTGACCAGTAACTTAGATTTTCCCCACTGGGATAATTCAGCCATGGATGGGTATGCCGTGCGTTATAGCGATGTCCAATCCTGCAATCGCGAACAACCAGTAGTTTTAACTATTGTCGAAGAAATCCCTGCTGGATATCAACCCCAATGTGAAGTCAAACCCGGACAAGCGTCACGGATTTTTACTGGAGGTTGTATGCCAAAAGGAGCTGATACGGTGGTCATCCAAGAAAACACGAAGCTCCAGGACAACCAGGTGGTGATTTTGGAGGCTCCCCAACCCCAAGCGTTTGTCCGTCATCGGGCATCTTTTTACCAAGCCCAAACCAGTCTTATGAAACCAGGAATTAGGCTTGGTGCTCCAGAAATCGCCGTCTTAGCTGCAGCTCAGTGTAACCAATTGACAGTGTATCGGCGTCCTCGGGTGGCAATTTTCTCCACTGGCAACGAGCTAGTAACCCCTGACCAACCCCTAAAACCTGGTCAAATTGTGGATTCTAATCAGTATGCCTTGGCTACCTTTGTCTCGCTATTGGGAGGAGTACCCATACCTATGGGGATTGTGCGCGATCAGCCAGACGATCTAAAAAATGCGATCGCAAACGCTATCTCCGAAGCAGATATGGTTCTATCTACTGGGGGTGTATCAGTGGGGGATTATGACTATGTAGACCAAATCTTAGCCCAGCTCGGGGCACAGATTCACATCCACTCGGTTGCCGTTAAACCCGGTAAACCCCTAACAGTTGCTACCTTTACCTCCCCCTTGCCTAATTCCCCAGAAGAAAGTGATCTTTCTATTACTCCCTCGTGTTCAAAACGTCCAGTACTTTACTTTGGTCTACCTGGGAATCCCGTTTCAGCACTAGTCAGTTGTTGGCGGTTTGTTAAACCAGCACTGTTAAAACTATCTGGTTTACCGGAGGAAGTCTCGAAACCAGTTTTTGTCAAAGCGATCGCATCTAATGACTTACATGCTGGTGGAAGCCGGGAAACTTACCTGTGGGGACAACTGTGTTTAGATGCAGCTGGTACCCACAAATTTCATCTGGCCAGCGGTAGTCATAGTTCTGGTAATTTGATTAATCTTGCTTATACCAATGGTCTAGCGGTGGTGCCAATCGGTAAAACCTTGATTCGGGCTGGTGAATCGGTATTAGTTTTACAGGTAGGGGAAGGTGTAACCAATCCCCACGGCGCTTATGCCGGGGGCTTTCAGTAG
- a CDS encoding DUF58 domain-containing protein, with amino-acid sequence MIVIKQTTEWLETNWVNPAYGGLLLAGIAICFFGAATNTMAGWLYVISAIIFALLVIAAILPVRSLNHLSVRRRPISPVSVGDQLTIELEIENPTLRPQSLLQIQDMLPPELGAMTKTPVASIPAQSVHRWVYYHPTAKRGVYRWQQVQLRTATPLGLFWCRRHRYASARAVVYPTVLALTRCPLVDEIGKEDSMQVQSDRKSQSLSQDLTKALRPYRVGDPTRLIHWRTSARYGELLVRELEVLTGSQEIIICLDSSSQWHPEDFEQAVIAAASMYSYACQTQPNVKFWTPITGLLHGNSVVLEALAATQAGVDGKAEDQPYLPPYLPLIWLTQNPVSLNSLPPGSRCLLWPKDVSVGKPVQQLKRDSLGIVINTTEPLKPQLQQPIR; translated from the coding sequence ATGATCGTTATTAAACAAACCACCGAATGGTTAGAAACCAACTGGGTTAATCCCGCCTATGGAGGTTTGCTTTTAGCAGGTATTGCCATCTGTTTCTTTGGCGCTGCCACCAATACCATGGCAGGATGGCTCTATGTGATCAGTGCGATTATTTTTGCCCTACTGGTAATTGCCGCTATCTTGCCAGTGCGATCGCTTAACCATCTATCAGTACGCCGACGTCCGATCTCACCGGTCAGTGTGGGAGACCAGTTAACCATTGAACTAGAAATCGAAAACCCCACCCTCAGACCTCAAAGCCTATTACAAATTCAGGATATGCTCCCACCAGAACTCGGAGCAATGACCAAAACACCAGTAGCTAGCATTCCAGCCCAAAGTGTCCATCGCTGGGTTTATTACCATCCCACCGCCAAACGAGGAGTCTATCGGTGGCAACAGGTACAATTGAGAACTGCCACACCCTTGGGATTATTTTGGTGCCGTCGCCATCGATATGCCAGCGCTAGGGCAGTAGTTTATCCCACTGTACTTGCCCTTACTCGCTGTCCCCTAGTGGATGAAATTGGTAAAGAGGACAGTATGCAAGTCCAAAGCGATCGCAAATCTCAATCACTTAGCCAAGACCTTACCAAAGCACTACGACCTTACCGAGTTGGTGACCCTACCCGTCTGATTCACTGGCGCACCAGTGCTCGTTACGGTGAATTACTGGTACGGGAGTTAGAAGTATTGACTGGTTCTCAAGAAATTATCATATGCCTCGATAGCTCCAGTCAATGGCATCCCGAAGACTTTGAACAAGCCGTGATTGCTGCTGCTTCTATGTACTCCTATGCTTGTCAAACTCAGCCAAATGTGAAATTCTGGACACCAATAACAGGGTTATTGCACGGTAACTCAGTAGTGTTAGAAGCCCTTGCTGCCACCCAAGCCGGAGTTGATGGCAAAGCCGAAGACCAACCCTACCTACCACCTTACCTACCCTTGATCTGGCTGACTCAAAATCCTGTTAGTCTTAACTCCCTACCCCCTGGCAGTCGTTGCTTACTGTGGCCAAAAGATGTATCCGTGGGGAAGCCAGTCCAACAACTGAAGCGCGATAGTTTGGGAATTGTAATTAATACGACTGAGCCCCTAAAACCCCAGTTACAGCAACCGATACGATAG
- a CDS encoding ferredoxin-thioredoxin reductase catalytic domain-containing protein has product MTTSPIANQASDSKLEAMQNFAQTYAQRTDTYFCVDPSVTAVVIEGLAKNKEELGAPLCPCRHYEDKEAEVKATFWNCPCVPMRERKECHCMLFLTPDNDFAGDKQEISLDEIKAARDSMA; this is encoded by the coding sequence ATGACTACATCACCAATAGCTAATCAAGCCAGTGATAGTAAACTGGAGGCGATGCAAAACTTTGCTCAGACTTATGCTCAGCGTACTGACACTTACTTCTGTGTTGACCCAAGCGTAACTGCTGTGGTTATTGAGGGACTTGCCAAAAACAAAGAAGAACTCGGTGCTCCCTTATGCCCTTGCCGCCATTATGAAGACAAAGAAGCAGAGGTGAAAGCTACCTTCTGGAATTGCCCTTGTGTCCCCATGCGGGAACGCAAGGAGTGCCACTGTATGTTATTTTTGACCCCGGATAACGATTTTGCCGGTGATAAGCAAGAAATTTCCCTAGACGAAATTAAGGCTGCGCGAGATAGCATGGCATGA
- a CDS encoding Mur ligase family protein — translation MTRSIIDRLRLGLSVGIAKTVTALVRLLNLGAASVLPGAIARRLQPQVLPLLLDQVRRGVILIVGTNGKTTTSLLLCTILEDLGWQVAHNSTGANLINGLVTALLVNTNGIGQLDADYALLEVDENVLPLVLLDCQPKFILGLNLFRDQLDRYGEVDTISRRWQNAIAPLPEETVVVLNGDDPTLSYLGQQLPQRVLFFGLSEPDLYLDEIPHAVDSIYCPSCGHPLDYEGVYLSHLGDYHCPQCGFSKPQLGVNSSQWPQILIGIYNKYNTLAAGLLAIEMGIDRDTIYNSIKTFRAAFGRAEELVVHGKRVRILLSKNPVGMNETIRAVNDLQKQGGASTKLVVLNDRTPDGTDVSWIWDVDTEKLVNSGGTVVVSGDRVYDMALRLQYSQNQDQNQDQNQDQTNCQLIIKEDLSEAIATALEETPADETLHILPTYSAMLEVRGLLTGRKIL, via the coding sequence GTGACTAGATCAATTATCGATAGATTACGATTAGGGTTATCCGTAGGCATTGCCAAAACCGTCACCGCTCTGGTTCGGTTATTAAACCTAGGGGCAGCAAGTGTTCTGCCTGGAGCAATTGCCCGTCGTCTCCAGCCTCAAGTGCTTCCCTTACTCTTGGATCAGGTCAGACGAGGTGTGATTCTAATTGTTGGTACTAACGGTAAAACTACCACCTCTCTACTTCTATGCACTATCCTGGAAGACCTTGGTTGGCAAGTTGCTCACAATAGTACTGGGGCAAATTTGATTAATGGCTTAGTGACCGCACTCCTAGTTAATACCAATGGCATTGGTCAGTTGGATGCTGACTACGCCCTTTTGGAAGTAGATGAAAATGTGCTGCCCTTGGTATTGCTTGATTGTCAGCCTAAATTTATTTTGGGCTTAAACCTGTTTCGTGACCAGCTGGATCGTTATGGGGAAGTGGATACTATTAGCCGTCGCTGGCAAAATGCGATCGCTCCCTTACCTGAGGAAACCGTTGTAGTTTTAAACGGCGATGACCCTACCCTGTCTTACCTCGGTCAACAGTTACCCCAGAGAGTCCTTTTCTTTGGGTTAAGTGAGCCAGATCTCTATCTTGATGAAATTCCCCATGCCGTTGACTCAATTTACTGCCCCAGTTGTGGACATCCCCTGGACTATGAGGGGGTTTATCTGTCCCATCTAGGAGACTATCACTGTCCTCAATGTGGCTTTAGTAAACCTCAACTCGGAGTCAATAGTAGCCAGTGGCCACAAATATTAATTGGTATCTATAACAAATACAACACATTGGCAGCGGGATTACTAGCCATAGAGATGGGTATTGACCGGGATACCATCTACAACAGTATTAAAACTTTCCGTGCTGCCTTTGGACGAGCAGAAGAATTAGTTGTGCATGGGAAGCGGGTTCGGATTCTGTTATCCAAAAATCCAGTAGGGATGAATGAAACGATTCGGGCTGTGAATGACTTGCAAAAACAAGGTGGAGCATCCACTAAACTAGTGGTACTCAATGACCGGACCCCCGATGGCACAGATGTGTCTTGGATTTGGGATGTGGATACAGAGAAATTAGTGAACTCAGGGGGAACTGTGGTAGTCAGTGGCGATCGCGTTTATGATATGGCACTCCGTCTACAATACAGCCAGAATCAAGACCAGAATCAAGACCAGAATCAAGACCAGACTAATTGCCAATTGATTATTAAAGAAGATTTATCAGAAGCGATCGCTACCGCTTTGGAGGAAACTCCAGCTGACGAAACCCTTCATATTTTGCCTACTTATTCTGCCATGTTGGAAGTGCGGGGACTTTTGACTGGGCGCAAAATTTTGTAG
- a CDS encoding Uma2 family endonuclease: MTQSIDRVVLPPPFPDHTQLPESDGSFVFAKRAVGKNFQEHPQSILLTDSIGPVLQQIHPDGHYAIGQDCGIYWRETDPPEKGAEAPDWFYVPNVPPRLDGEIRRSYVIWREYIAPFIALEFASGNGEEERDQTPLSRSEEGKVTKPGKFWVYEQIIRIAYYGIYEIKTGNLEVYEFLKGFYHKMKPNERGHYPIEALGIELGLWQGTYQNQNQLWLRWWDNQGNLLLIGNERAEVEHARAQKAEQAIFEAVPRFLKMGLTVEQVAEALRLSVEQVRQQVEG, from the coding sequence ATGACTCAAAGTATTGACCGGGTTGTTTTACCTCCTCCTTTCCCAGATCACACCCAACTACCAGAATCAGATGGAAGTTTTGTGTTCGCGAAGCGTGCCGTAGGCAAAAATTTTCAGGAACACCCCCAAAGCATCTTACTCACAGATTCCATTGGACCAGTTTTACAGCAAATTCATCCCGATGGACACTATGCCATTGGACAAGACTGTGGTATTTATTGGCGAGAAACTGACCCACCGGAAAAAGGAGCAGAAGCTCCTGACTGGTTTTATGTTCCCAACGTTCCCCCTAGGTTAGATGGTGAAATTCGCCGTTCCTACGTTATATGGCGAGAATATATCGCTCCTTTCATTGCTCTTGAATTTGCCAGTGGGAACGGGGAAGAAGAAAGAGACCAAACTCCTCTATCCCGAAGTGAGGAAGGAAAAGTCACTAAACCAGGCAAATTTTGGGTTTATGAGCAGATTATACGCATTGCCTATTACGGCATCTATGAAATCAAAACCGGTAACTTGGAGGTCTATGAATTCCTTAAAGGTTTCTATCACAAAATGAAGCCCAACGAGCGAGGTCATTATCCCATTGAAGCATTAGGAATCGAATTGGGACTGTGGCAGGGAACCTATCAAAATCAAAACCAACTCTGGTTAAGGTGGTGGGATAACCAAGGTAATCTATTGCTGATTGGTAATGAGCGGGCGGAAGTAGAACATGCACGAGCTCAAAAAGCTGAACAGGCAATCTTCGAGGCTGTGCCCCGTTTCCTCAAGATGGGACTAACAGTGGAACAGGTAGCAGAAGCCCTTAGGTTGAGTGTAGAACAGGTAAGACAACAAGTTGAGGGTTGA
- a CDS encoding DUF309 domain-containing protein, with protein sequence MTAIVLPEEFWQGVDQFNQQEFYACHDTLEALWIEAVEPQKRFYQGILQISVGCYHLGNLNWRGAVVLLGEGIGRLSNYQPDYGGIDVTELLSQSVNLLEALQNVGSEQVADFVRQLEAADSNDVVVGGEGVRGFPKLKGVDG encoded by the coding sequence ATGACAGCCATAGTACTACCTGAAGAATTTTGGCAGGGTGTCGATCAATTTAATCAGCAAGAGTTTTACGCTTGTCACGACACCCTTGAAGCTTTATGGATAGAAGCAGTTGAGCCCCAAAAGCGATTTTATCAAGGTATTTTACAAATATCTGTTGGCTGCTACCACCTAGGTAATCTAAACTGGCGTGGTGCAGTGGTATTACTCGGTGAAGGGATCGGACGTCTCAGTAACTATCAACCAGACTATGGGGGGATTGATGTCACTGAGCTACTATCTCAAAGTGTTAATCTCCTAGAGGCATTGCAAAACGTCGGCTCAGAGCAAGTTGCTGATTTTGTTAGACAGTTAGAGGCGGCTGACAGCAATGATGTTGTAGTTGGTGGCGAAGGGGTTAGGGGTTTTCCAAAACTCAAGGGAGTTGATGGTTAA